AGAAACGTCAATCCTGAGGACAACAAAGTGAACCCCTGTAATTCTAAGTAGCAGTTTGTCTCTGAGACGTATCAGACACAGGGTTTTCACCACCAAAGGATTACATAAATATCCAGAACATAAAGGATTTTAGCCATCTTGAGGGTGCTTACTTTGATTGCCAAAAACTGAAAAGTGAGCTCAATACTGCTTAAGTGCATGGCTTATAATATTGTAATTACTGAGTCAAGTGATGTTCTAAGAAATGTTTTATACtaatcatttttcaaaagaggCATGTTAATTAGCAtgtcataaaagaaaatacttgcTTTTAGTATACTAGAATTTAAAAGGGCTAcaggaatttttttaataaaatgtatatttaataaaagGAATTTGTTGTACCAGTTCAGAAAAACATACGAATCTTTACACTGAAGGTAACTTGTTCCttgatattttaagttaaaatttcaCTGTCACCGAAAAGTGGATGTTAAATATTCCCtttcatgaaaaatgaaatagtagCTAAAAGTCAGTTGACATGTAAGAAAATTAGTAACTTAGAAAAATGTggtaaaaaaaatcttccttttaGAATATAAAAGTTACTTCAAGTATACACTGACTCATTTGAGGTGATAAGggacaaaataagtaaaagttaTTCAACCACTAAGTACATTAGGTACTGATTCTTATCTTTCCCCtctaatttaaatgtatttggaTTACTCATTGTGAACAGTACTAGAACTATCACAAAGGTCTCTGGGGATCCAAATCTTCAGATTCCTATCTGaccctatttttaattttatgtaatagttCAGTAGACCGTATGCCATATGATGAAGTAATCAAAAAATAAAGGAGTAATTTATGTACTACATCTGTTTTAGGCAAGAAAAAGGTATATTGACGAAAACAGTAAAAGATGATATTccttaaaagcaaaaaaacataCGGGAATTAAGTACACAGCAAACACTACAGTACTTATTTTGCCTCTAACTATTGGCAAAACTTCCCAAATAAGGACTTTCTTACGAGGATGAATAGTACTTACAATTTATATTCCAATATATATGTTCCAATAGTACTTACAATTTATattccaatatatatatatgttgactTAAAAGGAAAATCCTTTACAAAGTTCAAAAATTTAGGAAGTAATGTCAAATATTCATTAATGGTGGAAGACTAGTTTCTTCCTGTACAAGTAGGTTGTCACAATTAGAAAAAGTTTATCTGTAGGCacctgtttttttaaaacttggaaaaCCTTATAACTAAGATAAGGGTGAGTTATAGAGGCAAAAATTAGAAGTTAAAACATGGAAAagcaggaggccaggcatggtggctcacacctgtaatcccagcactttgggaggtcgaggcggccAGATCAttttaagtcaggagttcgagaccagcctggccaacatggcaaaaccccgtctctactaaaaatacaaaaataagctgggcgtggtggcaagtgcctgtagtcccttgggaagctgaggcagaattgcttgaacctgggaggcagaggttgccgtgagctaagattgtaccaccacactccagccagggtgacagagtaagactccatctcaaaaaataaataaacacagatgTGATATATATAAACCATAAGTAATTAGGAGTGTTAATGATGTGCTCTTAATTGCAGACCAAGCCCAATTAAGTgacattttaatgtctttgtgGCAATGACATATTCACAAACCCATGTATTAAAActgatatttatatattgttctATTGCTAGTGATTTAATGCTCAGAGGTTAATGATTTTAACAATTTATTCCAGAACACAAATTTAAATGCATCTTATTGTCATTAGAATTGGTTGTATAACTTAAGTATTATAGAAAAGGATGTACATGTAAAATAGATTTTGTATTccattttttccttaaagaatATAACCTGCAGTTTCTACCTTTTGGGACTGATACACATACAATGAAGCCAAACCTAAACTTAAATCGTCTTTATTTAATTGACAGTGTTAGAGAGAAAAATTCCCTATCATTACTAAAGAGCTGAAAGCTTAATACATATTCTTTAGGAATAGTTGCTAACTCATATAACTATTTAGATTTGACTTAACAGAAAGGGAGGTCTTACAATGAAACAGGTTTATGATTAAAGATGTTACAATTAAACTACTCTAAAGACTTACAATATGCTTCTTAGCTAACGTTATAATTGTATCATATTACTTAGGTTCAAGTTCTTTCTTCAAAGAGTCATCAGAATAACATGGATTGAAGAGACTTCCGAACACTTGCTATCTCTTGCTGCTGCTGTTTCATGGAAGGAGatattaaacatttgtttaatttttagttaaGTGTTATACCTATttcagcaaataaaatatttcattgcttATATTAAtccttattttttcaatttcagtATGATCACTTACAGTTtccatcataatttttttttgcaacatagccatttcttttttaaattcattttgtgcCCCAGTAAGTAGATTATCATGATTCTTCTCCAACTCTTCCATACtctaagaacacaaaaaactagTTAAGTTACAAAGCACCACTTTTCATCTCAGGTTCTAAACTTGTacaattaattttcaaaagtagtaacttttaaatattcaaatgctcattatttatttgaaataaaaatattctaagtaATACATGAATACCAAAATACctactataaaagaaaaaaatatcagacaTGAATAAAATGTTATAGGAAGTACAATGTAGTATACTTTACCCAAAATTGGTTTCCTGTACTGTTAAGGTCAAGATAAAAAAGACTGGAAGTCCCATATCAGTAAACACCATTTCTATTAAGCTTTCCAAATATCAAGTAATAATCTACTTATGACTAATAGTGTGCCATGAATTCACTAGAGGGAATAAAATAATCTATAGTACAACCTCTTTCatgttatgaaaaataaaaattatgtcttacatctttattattcattcaacaaatagttaatCTAGTGCCTACTATGTAAAAGGTGCTGTATTAAGCACTgtggagaaattaaaaaataataatacatgatTGCTTCCTGATGGCAATGAGAAAAACatgtagaaacaaaacaaaaattttgtaaTAGGAATGGAAGCACAACTTGCTATGGCGATATAGTGGAAAATGGGGATTAATTCCAATTTAGTGGGCAAAACACTAAGATTtcaatagataaagaaaaaggagtaaaaaatATTCTAGGGGAAGGGCATAAGCGAAGCATGGAAGTACATAGTGAGTTGAGAGAAAGCAGTTATGTGGAGGGGTGGGGTAATGGACAAATGTAGTAAATGAAGCTTACAAAGAGGGTCATGTTGTAGAGGAATCTTGAATACCTAAGAATTTAGAATGGGAGGCTACTGACAGTTTTTCAAGAGGgaagagatatatttttaaaagataatatgaCAGATCTAGGAAGGATAGATTGGAGAACAGAGAAATCAGTTAAGAATTTTAATGGTACAAGCAAATAATAATGAGGTCCTAAACTAGGGCAGTAGCAGTGGGCATTAAAAGAAAGAACCACtgcaaaagtaaaaattacacAGCTAGTAATAACTGGATGTGATAGAGAAAGGAAATGGAGGAATCAAAGGTTATACTATAGTTCCTATCCTAAACAGTAACATTTAGTGATAACATTTGGAAGAAAACTTCATCTAGTACTTTATCAAACCTTCACACAAATTACCAAATGGTTCTCGGAGCATTAGAACAACAAGTTTTCCActtggaaatactttttaaaataatgtgtgtgtgtgtgcatgtataatttttttttttttttttttttttttttttttgaggcagggtcttgctcttttgcccaggctggagtatggtagtatgatttcagctcactgcaacctttgcctcaagggctcaagtgatccttccacctcagcctccccagtagctgggactacaggtgagtgccaccatgcccagctatttttgtttgtttgttcttaatagagatggggttttgtcatgttgctcaggctggtcttgaattcctgggctcaagtgatctcctgccttggcctcccaaagtgtgagccactgtgcttggccatatatattatttttaagttattctgaaatatttattttaaaacaattttactaGTTTACTCAGAGCGTCCCAATtcctttaatgttattttaacatgtatttgCACAAGAGTATCTAAAGGAACCACCACTGAAAAAAAGTATATGCAAGATTCCATTGAGCTTCTATGAAGAGTTACTAAAAGGTATATTTCTGCCTGAATAAGAGGGGTACAGGCACAATTTGCTAATATGTATGTGTCAGCAGATAATTATCAATCCACAGACTTTTAATCCTCagatgtctattatatctattattttatgttGGATTCATTTGTGGTCACTGTAATCATTCTAAAAGCAAATGTGCCATAAAATACTTATATTATACATTTGAAAACAAGAGAATTCAGTAATTTGGGTACTTTCTATTTAACAAACACTGgggaaacaaaaacaagtaagattCAACCTAAAAATGATTACTGTAGACTCTATTTTCAGTTAAACAGAGAACTATGACTAAAGTGTTATTAAAGTATGGATTTTATGCATGATAAGTACATTTCTAAGTAAAATTCCCAATTTACCATTTCCTGTCTTGAATAATCCCAACAAAACCATTTGAATACTcaagtaaaaatacatttatcacTTAAATCAGAAACAATGAATTCAAAATGGAAAAGTAGTTAAAgtctaaaatgtttttttccataaacttagaaagaaaataattatcttctacttccataaatatattatgttttataacaatgtattgtgtTACCACATACAACAAACCTTTATGAACTGCTCATATAACTGTCTAATTGTTTTCAGTCTCTGGCTCTGAACAATTCTAGATTGTTGAAGAATCTTTTGTTGTTGTCGAAACATattctacaaatagaaaaaaacttaatAACAATTtgggtaaaattttaaatttagaaaaaataattctacattAAAAGAATGTGTTAAAAatcaatgcttttaaaatttagttttaacaACTATTATGACCAGATAATTACGTTCACCACTAATATGTAACAATATATTAATCCTACCAGTTGCTGAATGGGAAATTTTAACAATAATCAAGATGTCTTAATTCTTGGTGATTTCTATGTCCACACAGATGATCCTTCCAATAATGATGGTTTTCCATTCCGTCACCTGTTTCTCAATGATTTTGGCCTCCACCCTACTTTAGCCATTGACTTACATACTCCCACCCTAGATTTTGTCATTACCAATAACTAACCACTACACAGTATTAATAATGGTAAACTAAGAGATAGATACTCCTTCCCCTTTcatagatgagtaaactgaggcataaTCTGTCTTTACAGCTACAATTGCTCAAACAAGAATTTGATCCCAAACAGTATTGCTGCTGGAATCCAGGCTCTAACCATTACACATACTGTCCCTCTATATATCCTAGTATTTAACCACTACTTCTTTACCATTCTAACTTACTCTCTTTAGTACTACAGCTCAATAATCTATCAGCACCACAAATCCATCCTATCTATTTTACACTGTCATCCCTACCCCCAATATCCTCACTTGCAGGTTAACACAAGTCTGGCCATTAAAAGTCAACAATGTTCTGACTACAGACATCCCTAGGTATCCTGGGGGACCAGTTCCAGGACACCCAACCCTTCAGGAGACCAAAATGTGCAGATGCTCGAGTTCCTGATACAAAATGGcatcatatttgcatataaccaatGCACATCCTTccacatactttaaatcatttctagatctCTTATAACgcctaacacaatgtaaatgctatatagtTGTAACActggattatttttctaatttgtacctttttttgttttcttcctttttttttaagaaagggtctccccgtcacccaggctggcatgcagtggcacgatcttggctcactgcaacctccgcctcctaggttcaagtgattctcccgcctcagcctcctgagtaacttggattataggcacgcaccaccacagcctggctaatttttatattttgagtagagatgggttttcaccgtattggtcaagctggtgtcaaactcctgaactcaggtgatccacccaccttggcctcccaaaatcctggaattacaggcatgaatcactgcgcccagcctcttccaaatatttttcatccaCGATTGGTTGAATACAGATGTGGAGCCCTTACGTACAGAGGGCTAACTATACAATGATTGGTTCAAGAATGGGCAAATGATCCAAACTACATCAGTCATATTTTCCCAGAGGAATTTTTTGCCAGAGCTATTGAGAAAGATTTTCTCAGTCCACTGGGGTTACTAAATTTCTAATAAGCCTAGGACTGTAAAAACTATCTTGCTACTACATTGAGACACCTTACTGAGAACTGATGACAGAACCCAGATGACACTACATGAGCAACCCCCTTCCCTGTTCCTATCTGGCTATGCCTGAAGCTAAACTGCCCTGACTTCTTTTATATAAACCAATAATCCTTCCTTTGCACTTTGACAAATTTCTGTCACTTGGAAATGCAAGAATCCCAAACAATATAAAAAGCAAAGACCAATGCCTTTTATGAGTATGGTAAGTGCCTATATGTCTGTGGTTTACAGTTCAGCAGGACTAAAACACATGGCCAGCAATGGTTAATGAAACCTGGCTCAGTTCCATTGGTCACAGGAAAAGGCTAGGTTCTCCATTCCTACTTGAGACTTAGTTATAACAGATTAATTATAAACCTAATCATGATACCAacaagtattttttcttcttgttcctcAGCTTTCTGCATATCTAAATCCCACTGCTGAAACAAAGTCAGAAACTGCTGAGAATATTCTTGGTTAAGCTTCTGCCTGTAAAACATAATGATGAATTCTTGtcatatttcataccaatataaaaagaatttaaaacaaaactgaattgacatatttatactatataaGAAAAGGAAGTACCTGCAGCTTAAGTCTTCTGATGGGaaaccaaaaagtaaaattatgattTACACTGATtccagaagtatttttttttctaacaaactAATAGAAGAAAAGCCCTGTCACAAGCTTTAGCTCTTGAAAACTAAGGacgttttattatatatataaattttcaaaaagaaattcatCTTATCTCTaagcagtttttcatttttttctattgaatataGGTTCTGATAtaataaatagattaaataagGTGATTGTATTTATCCTATAAGATTTCTAAATAGAAATagttcacttaatttttttcctattttggcTTAACAAAGATTTTATGCAAAAGAAGAGTTAAGTCAGCTAAAACATACAAATTATATATGATACAAGATTGGTGTTTTTCTACATTGTTGAACATAATTCACCATCATAAGACTAACggttttaaatcttttattcaaCTAGTGTATTTCTAGAAtgaatataaattacttttaggctaggcatggtggctcaggcctataatcccagcactttggcaggctggggtgtgaggatcgcttgagcctaggagttcaagaccagcctgggcaacataatgagacccccatttcataaaacaacaaccaaaaaagaaattacttttatAACCTCACTTGTtacctaaaaggaaaaaagtgatctttattcattttttttttaggaaataatGTCAGTTCTATGAAGGAGTGAGGTTATAGGGCTGGCTACAGGACTATCATACTTAGAGAAAAATCAAGCCAAATACATTTTCACTAGAAACCCCAGTAACTagaatagtatttttcttttctttttttttttttgacagagtctcactctgttgcccaggctacagtgcagtgtcacgatcttggctcactgtaacctctgccttctgggttcaagcaagcacgcctggttaacttttgtatttttagtagagatgaggtttcactatgttggccaggctggtctcgtaactcctgacctcaagtgatctgcccaccttggcctcccaaagtgctgggattaccggcataagccaccatgcccagcctagaatagTATTTTTCATAAGTAATTTACACCAGTAAATACTAAGAAATGTGGCTCTAAAAAAAACAACCACCTTACCTTTGATCTTGTTGTGTTTTCCAAACATGTTCGATTTTCTGGTTACTAGTTTTGAGAGAAGCCTTTGTATACATTTCTAGTCTCTTTCTCTTGGCAAGAAGAGCCTTGTTAATGTCAACTagattgaaaataataattcaatgTCAACTagattgaaaataataattcattaaaatttaatgttgaaaaaagtattttgttcCCACATATTCAAGTAAATATGGGTAAGGTTGGTTCAGCAATATTGGAAAGacatttaaacataaatttagaaatatgcataatttcaaaatgcagaattatttgcttacttttttttctgagaaaactttCTGTTACTAGCACCCAAATTCTGATTTTCCTAACTggagataattttttaacttaggaacaataaaaaagagctaataaacaaaacaatgtgTAAAGGACAGACTTCAAATTTCCCCATGAGAAAACATTGTTAATAAAGActaaatttaggccaggcgcagtggctcacacctgttactcccagcactttgggagtccgaggcgggcggatcacgaggtcaaaagatcgagactatcctggccaacgtggtgaaatcctgtctctactaaaaatacaaaaattagctgggcgtggtggcgcacgcctgtagtcacaactactccgcaggctgaggcaggagaatcgcttgaacctgggaggcagaggttgcagtgagctgagattgcaccactgcactccagcctggggacagagtgagactccgtctcaaaaataaaaaagaaaaaaattttaaggctaaatttttctaaatgtataaaatacaccCCAATTAAAAGAACACATTTCAATGAATTATTGTTAGAACTCAttatagaaaatatgtaaaagtaCTCTGTTAAAATACAGAAtccaaaaaggataaaaataaagaagaaaactattttaaatataatcaattatatatatatacatatatgtattttttttttttttttttaaaaagacatgggggtctcactatgttgaccaagctggtctcgaattcctggcctcaagcaatcctcctgccttggccttccaaagtgctggaattataggtgtgagcccctgtgcctagCCATCAGTGatacttttaaatacattttttactaAAAGAGACAAAGACCAAGGACAGAAAAAATCTTAGTTTAAGTAAATTTCTAGATAAATTAATTCAAGATCACTTTATTTTTCAATGAGAAATAGGTAAGATCAGTTTTAAATGCTTTTGTGGAGCTCTTTATTGGGCATTTTTACCCATAAGAACTGCATTTCATAAAATGTTTACTACTTCAAAGAATGCTTTGCTAAACATAAGCCTTTATCTTATGGATCTATTGTAAATAGGCATCTTTCAGTAATCATGCTGGAGCTGCactattacataaatattttatactttcaatattatctataataaatttataaaacaagcaCTTTTTCACCACTGGACAGGGCAAAGCTTTCAAAAAAGATTTGAATGTGTGAATAATCCATTTAGAGGAgctaaatattaacttttttttaagatagcTAATCCCTAACAAAGCTCATATTACTGATActtcatatattatttaaaacttgAGAATTTTTGAACCTAATTATAAAACTCTCACTAGCAAAACTGTCTTTAGTATCAACTACATAGTTTATTACTGTAAAAAGAGTTATTTTAGAGGCTTAATTTACACTGTCCTCCCTAAAGAAAAGAACACaggaaaagtcagaaaataactaaactgaaaaaatgaaaaacttatatacaaatatatgtatgtatgcgtATGTGTGTATCACTTAGTCTGTGAATACAAAGAAGGGTAaagactttttctatttttcttctaaaattccaTATCCAttaaatacacatatgtataaaataaaagcacCTCACTCTTAATATCATGGAAAAGATTAACTATGAAAATCTATGATGCTCAATCACAAAGACTTACACAGAATCTTCTATGTGAGAACAAAGCATTAAATAACAGTCTTATAGTCCATTATTAACATTTGCTATTATACAAATTATATGgcttaaaacaattttctttaaatacaagTATCTCCTAAAACATACCTCCAACTCCTTCCAGCATATTCTGTACTTCACCCCTggaaagaaattacattttaaacacTTTTGAAGATCCACAAAATATCA
The Rhinopithecus roxellana isolate Shanxi Qingling chromosome 10, ASM756505v1, whole genome shotgun sequence DNA segment above includes these coding regions:
- the SYCP3 gene encoding synaptonemal complex protein 3 isoform X1, with amino-acid sequence MMPLDSEGSRNLFFKVRKHLNMVSSGKKYSRKSGKPSMEDQFTRAYDFETEDKKDLSGSEEDVIEGKTAVIEKRRKKRSSAGVVEDMGGEVQNMLEGVGVDINKALLAKRKRLEMYTKASLKTSNQKIEHVWKTQQDQRQKLNQEYSQQFLTLFQQWDLDMQKAEEQEEKILNMFRQQQKILQQSRIVQSQRLKTIRQLYEQFIKSMEELEKNHDNLLTGAQNEFKKEMAMLQKKIMMETVSDHTEIEKIRINISNEIFYLLK
- the SYCP3 gene encoding synaptonemal complex protein 3 isoform X2, with the translated sequence MMPLDSEGSRNLFFKVRKHLNMVSSGKKYSRKSGKPSMEDQFTRAYDFETEDKKDLSGSEEDVIEGKTAVIEKRRKKRSSAGVVEDMGGEVQNMLEGVGVDINKALLAKRKRLEMYTKASLKTSNQKIEHVWKTQQDQRQKLNQEYSQQFLTLFQQWDLDMQKAEEQEEKILNMFRQQQKILQQSRIVQSQRLKTIRQLYEQFIKSMEELEKNHDNLLTGAQNEFKKEMAMLQKKIMMETQQQEIASVRKSLQSMLF